From Thalassococcus sp. S3, one genomic window encodes:
- the xylB gene encoding xylulokinase, whose protein sequence is MTAFVGLDLGTSGLRALMIGRDGHVIASAEASYDVQRPHAGWSEQDPAAWIIATRTVFAKLAAKADLTDITGIAVAGHMHGATLLDSNGEVLRPCILWNDTRSHAQAGRLDKVDGFRERTGNIVFPGFTAPKLLWVAEQEPEIFAQVAKVLLPKDYLTWWLTGTYSADMSDSAGTSWLDVGQRDWSEDLLAHTNLGREHMPSLYEGTAPVGKVTSERARELGLSGDVCVAAGAGDNAAAACGIGALREGDGFVSLGTSGVLLAAKDGFAPDAASAVHTFCHAVPDRWYQMGVILAATDSLNWLARTLGTSPSDLSREMGAEISGPGTVCFGPYLSGERTPHNDSGVRGAFVGLDIATDRSGLTQAVFEGVAFAMKQSHIALKGTGTRIDRLFAIGGGAQSRYWVELLATVLDLPIDLPRQGEFGAAMGAARLAICAATGAAPDDVMVPPEIARTIEPRTDLQPAYEDAFATFEALYPALKALP, encoded by the coding sequence ATGACCGCCTTTGTCGGATTGGATCTGGGCACGTCCGGATTGCGGGCCCTGATGATCGGCAGAGACGGTCACGTCATCGCCAGCGCAGAGGCAAGTTACGATGTGCAAAGACCCCATGCGGGTTGGAGCGAGCAGGATCCGGCGGCCTGGATCATCGCCACGCGGACCGTTTTTGCCAAGCTTGCGGCTAAGGCCGATCTGACTGACATCACCGGGATCGCGGTTGCCGGGCATATGCATGGCGCGACCCTTCTGGATTCGAATGGCGAGGTTCTGCGGCCCTGCATTCTGTGGAACGACACGCGCAGCCATGCACAGGCCGGCCGGCTGGACAAGGTGGATGGGTTTCGAGAGCGGACAGGCAATATCGTGTTTCCCGGTTTCACCGCGCCGAAGCTTCTTTGGGTGGCCGAGCAGGAGCCGGAGATTTTTGCGCAGGTTGCGAAAGTGCTCCTGCCGAAAGACTACCTGACCTGGTGGCTGACCGGCACCTACAGCGCCGACATGTCCGACAGCGCGGGAACGTCATGGCTTGATGTCGGGCAAAGGGACTGGTCGGAGGATTTGCTGGCGCATACCAATCTGGGCCGCGAACACATGCCATCTCTCTACGAGGGGACAGCGCCCGTTGGAAAGGTGACATCCGAACGCGCCCGCGAACTTGGCTTGTCCGGTGATGTCTGCGTGGCCGCCGGTGCCGGTGATAACGCTGCCGCCGCCTGCGGGATCGGGGCGCTGCGTGAGGGGGATGGCTTTGTCTCTCTGGGAACATCGGGCGTTCTGCTGGCGGCCAAGGACGGCTTTGCGCCGGATGCGGCGAGCGCGGTCCATACTTTTTGCCATGCTGTTCCCGACAGATGGTATCAGATGGGGGTAATCCTTGCGGCGACAGACAGCCTGAATTGGCTTGCCCGAACCCTTGGCACCAGCCCTTCGGACCTGTCGCGGGAGATGGGCGCAGAGATCTCGGGCCCCGGGACAGTCTGCTTTGGTCCTTATCTTTCAGGCGAACGAACGCCGCATAACGACAGCGGTGTCAGAGGAGCCTTTGTCGGGCTCGATATCGCCACGGACCGGTCGGGCCTCACCCAGGCGGTTTTCGAGGGCGTGGCATTCGCCATGAAGCAAAGCCACATCGCGTTGAAAGGCACGGGTACAAGGATTGACCGGCTCTTTGCGATCGGAGGGGGCGCGCAGTCGCGATATTGGGTCGAGTTGCTTGCGACGGTTCTGGACCTTCCGATTGATCTGCCACGGCAGGGCGAATTCGGGGCGGCGATGGGTGCGGCCCGGCTTGCGATCTGCGCCGCGACAGGGGCGGCCCCCGATGACGTGATGGTCCCGCCCGAGATTGCCCGGACCATTGAACCACGAACCGACCTGCAACCTGCCTACGAAGACGCTTTTGCGACGTTCGAGGCACTTTATCCAGCTTTGAAGGCCTTGCCATGA